The proteins below are encoded in one region of Acanthochromis polyacanthus isolate Apoly-LR-REF ecotype Palm Island chromosome 4, KAUST_Apoly_ChrSc, whole genome shotgun sequence:
- the lmo4b gene encoding LIM domain transcription factor LMO4b: MVNPGGSSQPPPVGTGSLSWKRCAGCGGKIADRFLLYTMDSYWHSRCLKCSCCQAQLGEIGTSCYTKSGMILCRTDYIRLFGNSGACSACGQSIPASELVMRAQGNVYHLKCFTCSTCRNRLVPGDRFHYINGSLFCEHDRPTALINGHLSSLQTNPLLPDQKVC; the protein is encoded by the exons ATGGTGAATCCCGGAGGCAGCAGCCAGCCACCGCCGGTGGGGACGGGCTCTCTGTCCTGGAAGCGTTGCGCCGGCTGCGGTGGCAAAATCGCAGACCGTTTCCTCCTTTACACCATGGACAGCTACTGGCACAGCCGATGCCTGAAGTGCTCCTGCTGCCAGGCCCAGCTGGGCGAAATCGGCACGTCGTGCTACACAAAAAGCGGCATGATCCTGTGCAGAACCGATTACATCAG ATTATTTGGAAACAGTGGAGCTTGCAGCGCTTGTGGTCAGTCGATTCCAGCCAGTGAACTGGTGATGAGGGCGCAGGGCAACGTGTACCATCTCAAG TGTTTCACATGTTCCACCTGCCGGAACCGGCTCGTCCCTGGGGATCGGTTCCACTACATCAACGGCAGCCTGTTCTGCGAACACGACAGACCCACAGCGCTCATCAATGGCCATTTGAGTTCACTGCAGACGAACCCACTACTGCCCGACCAGAAG GTGTGTTAG